In Strigops habroptila isolate Jane chromosome 6, bStrHab1.2.pri, whole genome shotgun sequence, a single genomic region encodes these proteins:
- the LOC115609933 gene encoding serine/arginine-rich splicing factor 7-like isoform X2: MSRYGRYETKVYVGNLGTGAGKGELERAFSYYGPLRTVWIARNPPGFAFVEFEDPRDAEDAVLGLDGKIICGSRVRVEVSTGMPRRSRYDRPPARRPFDPNDRCYECGEKGHYAYDCHRYSRRRRSRSRSRSRSRSRGRRYSRSRSRSRGRRSRSASYRRSRSISPRRYRSFSPRRSRSGSLRRSRSRSRSRSRSRSVVWPRSSRSKSRSPSPKRSHSPSGSP; the protein is encoded by the exons ATGTCGCGCTACGGGCGTTACG AGACCAAGGTGTACGTGGGGAACCTGGGCACGGGCGCGGGCAAGGGCGAGCTGGAGAGAGCCTTCAGCTACTACGGGCCCCTGAGAACCGTGTGGATCGCGAGGAACCCGCCGGGGTTTGCCTTCGTGGAGTTTGAAGACCCGAGGGATGCTGAAGATGCTGTGCTTGGCCTTGATGGAAA GATAATATGTGGCTCCAGAGTTAGAGTGGAAGTGTCAACTGGGATGCCTCGTCGCTCCCGTTACGACAGGCCTCCGGCCCGGCGCCCCTTTGACCCAAACGACAGATGCTATGAGTGTGGTGAGAAAGGCCACTATGCTTATGATTGTCACCGCTATAGTCGCCGAAGAAGGAGCAG GTCCCGGTCAAGATCCCGTTCACGGTCCCGAGGTCGAAGGTATTCTCGCTCACGCAGTCGGAGTCGTGGTAGGAG GTCGAGGTCAGCTTCCTACCGCAGGTCCAGGTCAATCTCTCCTCGTAGGTATAGGTCATTTTCACCCCGCAGATCTCGGTCTGGTTCTTTAAGGAGGTCAAG GTCTAGGTCCAGGTCACGCTCAAGGTCCCGGTCTGTTGTATGGCCTCGAAGCAG
- the SRSF7 gene encoding serine/arginine-rich splicing factor 7 gives MSRYGRYGGETKVYVGNLGTGAGKGELERAFSYYGPLRTVWIARNPPGFAFVEFEDPRDAEDAVRGLDGKVICGSRVRVEVSTGMPRRSRYDRPPARRPFDPNDRCYECGEKGHYAYDCHRYSRRRRSRSRSRSRSRSRGRRYSRSRSRSRGRRSRSASYRRSRSVSPRRSRSVSLRRSRSASLKRSRSRSRSRSRSRSVTWPRSRSRSHGRSKSGSPAKSRSKSRSPSPKRSRSPSGSPQRSASPERMD, from the exons ATGTCGCGTTACGGCCGCTATGGAGGTG AGACCAAGGTGTACGTGGGGAACCTGGGCACGGGCGCGGGCAAGGGCGAGCTGGAGAGAGCCTTCAGCTACTACGGGCCCTTGAGAACCGTGTGGATCGCGAGGAACCCGCCGGGGTTTGCCTTCGTGGAGTTTGAAGACCCGAGGGATGCTGAAGATGCTGTCCGTGGACTTGATGGAAA GGTGATTTGTGGCTCCAGAGTTAGAGTGGAAGTGTCAACTGGGATGCCTCGTCGCTCCCGTTACGACAGGCCTCCGGCCCGGCGCCCCTTTGACCCAAACGACAGATGCTATGAGTGTGGTGAGAAAGGCCACTATGCTTATGATTGTCACCGCTATAGTCGCCGAAGAAGGAGCAG GTCCCGGTCGAGATCCCGTTCACGGTCCCGAGGTCGAAGGTATTCTCGCTCACGCAGTCGGAGTCGTGGTAGGAG GTCCAGGTCAGCTTCCTATCGTAGATCCCGCTCTGTTTCTCCTCGTAGGTCTAGGTCTGTGTCTCTCCGCCGGTCCCGATCGGCATCCTTGAAGAGATCAAG gtctAGATCAAGATCTAGATCTAGGTCCAGATCTGTTACATGGCCCCGAAGCAG GTCTAGGTCTCATGGCAGATCAAAATCTGGCTCACCGGCTAAGAG TCGGTCAAAGTCCCGATCACCATCTCCAAAGAGAAG tcgTTCACCATCAGGAAGCCCTCAAAGAAGTGCAAGTCCTGAAAGAATGGATTAA
- the GALM gene encoding aldose 1-epimerase encodes MTEVRREVFGHMPQEEGGGEVEKFTLKSGSVKVEILSLGCIIAALETRGRDGVFSDVVLGFDTLEGYTRKHPFFGAVVGRVANRIAKGRFTLDGKDYQLFLNNGPNSLHGGARGFDKVLWSPQVLPNGVCFFRLSPDGEEGYPGDLQVWVTYTLTGEELAINYRAQTSKTTPINLTNHAYFNLAGQGSQDIYDHEVSIEADSYLPVDNTKIPTGEVAAVQGTGFDLRQPVELGKHLQKFGLDGFDHNFCLQQEQARRLVARARHPPTGRAMEVHTTQPGIQFYTGNNLDGSLKGKGGVVYPKHSAFCLETQNWPDAVNKSHFPNTLLHPGEEYNHTTWLVFNTA; translated from the exons ATGACAGAAGTGAGGAGGGAGGTGTTCGGGCACATGCcccaggaggaaggaggaggagaggtggaaaaatTCACGTTAAAGTCAGGCAGCGTGAAGGTGGAGATCCTGTCCTTAGGGTGCATAATCGCCGCTCTGGAGACaaggggcagggatggggtgtTTTCGGATGTTGTCCTGGGCTTTGACACTTTGGAAG GCTACACGAGGAAGCACCCCTTCTTCGGTGCCGTCGTGGGGCGCGTTGCCAACAGGATTGCGAAGGGGAGATTCACGTTGGACGGGAAGGACTATCAGCTCTTCCTCAACAATGGGCCCAACAGCCTGCACGGAGGAGCCAGGGGATTTGACAAG GTTCTCTGGAGCCCCCAGGTCCTCCCGAATGGCGTCTGCTTCTTCCGGCTCAGCCCCGATGGAGAGGAAGGCTACCCTGGCGACCTGCAAGTCTGGGTGACCTACACGCTCACTGGTGAGGAGCTGGCCATCAACTATCGAGCCCAGACCAGCAAGACAACACCCATCAACCTGACAAACCACGCGTACTTCAACCTGGCAGGACAG GGTTCACAGGATATCTATGACCATGAGGTCTCTATTGAAGCAGATTCCTACCTGCCTGTGGACAACACCAAGATCCCCACTG GGGAGGTGGCTGCCGTGCAGGGCACTGGCTTTGATCTCCGGCAGCCCGTGGAGCTGGGGAAGCACTTGCAGAAGTTTGGCCTGGACGGCTTTGACCACAacttctgcctgcagcaggagcaggctcGACGCCTCGTGGCTAG GGCTCGCCACCCACCCACCGGCAGGGCCATGGAGGTTCACACCACCCAGCCTGGCATCCAGTTTTACACCGGGAACAACCTGGATGGCTCCCTGAAGGGCAAAGGCGGTGTTGTGTACCCGAAGCACTCGGCTTTCTGCCTGGAAACCCAGAACTGGCCTGATGCTGTCAACAAG TCTCACTTCCCCAACACGCTGCTCCACCCGGGTGAGGAATACAACCATACTACATGGCTCGTGTTCAACACTGCATAA
- the GEMIN6 gene encoding gem-associated protein 6 produces the protein MNEWQKKSPLEWETYLNKLVKVAVIEKHECEGWVLTVDPVSASIVLATFPENESVSISVVLGHAVEEVEILKEGDDEMEQRLSCIFAPEESKAYSPEELEKRKNNLKTWLETNHIPITEQGESGKTLCVAGVLTIDPPYGPEECSSSNEIILSRVQGLIQGYLEKNQ, from the exons ATGAATGAGTGGCAGAAGAAAAGCCCTCTAGAGTGGGAAACGTATTTGAACAAACTGGTGAAAGTCGCTGTAATTGAGAAACATGAATGTGAAGGATGGGTCTTAACAGTGGATCCAGTTTCTGCCAG TATTGTCCTCGCAACATTCCCGGAGAATGAAAGTGTGTCCATATCAGTTGTCTTGGGCCATGCTGTCGAGGAGGTAGAAATACTGAAAGAGGGGGACGATGAAATGGAGCAACGGCTTTCCTGCATATTTGCacctgaagaaagcaaagcctACAGCCCAGAAGAACTCgaaaagaggaagaacaacTTGAAGACTTGGCTAGAAACAAACCACATCCCCATAACAGAGCAAGGTGAATCAGGAAAGACGCTATGCGTGGCAGGGGTATTGACTATTGACCCACCATATGGCCCAGAAGAGTGCAGCAGCTCCAATGAGATTATTCTGTCTCGCGTTCAAGGCTTGATACAGGGCTATCTTGAGAAAAACCAGTGA